A genomic window from Caballeronia sp. SBC1 includes:
- the htpG gene encoding molecular chaperone HtpG has translation MAQETMSFQAEVKQLLHLMIHSLYSNKEIFLRELISNASDAADKLRFEGIENSGLYENDADLRIRISYDKAARTVTIDDNGIGMSRDEAISHLGTIARSGTKEFFSKLSGDQQKDAALIGQFGVGFYSGFIVADKITVETRRAGLPASEGVRWESAGEGDFVVEQIERAQRGSSITLHLRPEEDEFLSTHKLKSIIQKYSDHVALPILMKKEEWDAEKSEMVTKDEDETVNQASALWTRPKSDITDEQYKQFYQHLSHDHDDPLTWTHNRVEGRSEYTQLLYVPKHAPFDMWNRDHKGGLKLYVKRVFIMDDAEQLVPVYLRFVKGVVDSADLPLNVSREILQESRDVKAIREGVTKRVLSMLEEVASSSAEATDDAEKAKYDTFWKEFGQVFKEGIGEDYGNRERIAKLVRFASTHTDSSEQTVALADYVSRMKPEQTKIYYVTADTWQAAKNSPHLEVFRKKGVEVLLLTDRVDEWMLSFLNEFDGKPLQSVARGDLDLGALNDEEKQAQEKVGEELKPLVESMKVALEGKAKDVRLTFRLTDSPTCLVADDGDMSGYLQRMLKQAGQAAPQMQPILEVNPEHPLVKKLHADDANFSDWCHLLFDQAMLAEGGSLEDPASFVKRTNALLLAR, from the coding sequence ATGGCACAAGAAACCATGAGCTTTCAGGCAGAAGTAAAACAACTTCTGCATCTGATGATCCATTCGCTCTACAGCAACAAGGAAATTTTCCTTCGCGAGCTGATTTCGAACGCATCGGACGCGGCGGACAAGCTGCGTTTTGAAGGTATCGAAAATAGCGGGCTGTACGAGAACGATGCGGATCTGCGCATCCGCATCTCGTACGATAAAGCCGCTCGCACCGTGACTATCGACGACAACGGCATTGGCATGAGCCGCGACGAAGCGATCTCGCATCTCGGCACGATCGCGCGCTCGGGGACGAAGGAATTCTTCTCGAAACTCTCCGGCGATCAGCAGAAAGACGCTGCGCTCATCGGCCAGTTTGGCGTGGGCTTTTACTCGGGTTTTATTGTCGCCGACAAGATCACGGTCGAAACGCGTCGCGCCGGTTTGCCGGCAAGCGAAGGCGTGCGCTGGGAAAGCGCGGGCGAAGGCGATTTCGTGGTTGAACAGATCGAGCGCGCGCAACGCGGTTCGAGCATCACGTTGCATCTGCGTCCGGAAGAAGACGAATTCCTCTCCACGCACAAGCTGAAGTCGATCATCCAGAAGTATTCGGACCATGTCGCGCTGCCCATCCTGATGAAGAAGGAAGAGTGGGATGCAGAGAAGTCCGAGATGGTCACGAAGGACGAAGACGAGACGGTAAATCAGGCGAGTGCGCTCTGGACGCGTCCGAAAAGCGATATCACAGACGAGCAATACAAGCAGTTCTATCAGCACCTTTCCCACGATCACGACGATCCGCTCACGTGGACGCACAACCGCGTTGAAGGACGTAGCGAATACACGCAGTTGCTGTACGTGCCGAAGCACGCGCCGTTCGATATGTGGAACCGCGACCATAAAGGCGGGTTGAAGCTGTACGTGAAGCGCGTGTTCATCATGGACGACGCTGAACAACTCGTGCCGGTGTACCTGCGGTTCGTGAAGGGCGTGGTTGATTCCGCTGATCTGCCGCTGAATGTATCGCGTGAAATCCTGCAGGAAAGCCGCGATGTGAAGGCCATTCGCGAAGGGGTGACCAAGCGCGTTTTGTCGATGCTGGAAGAAGTGGCGTCGTCGTCGGCAGAAGCCACGGATGACGCCGAGAAAGCCAAATACGACACCTTCTGGAAAGAGTTCGGCCAGGTGTTCAAGGAAGGTATTGGCGAGGACTACGGCAATCGCGAACGGATTGCGAAGCTGGTGCGTTTTGCATCGACGCATACCGATTCCTCGGAGCAGACCGTGGCGCTCGCCGACTACGTGTCGCGCATGAAGCCGGAGCAAACGAAGATCTATTACGTCACGGCTGACACGTGGCAAGCGGCGAAGAACAGCCCGCATCTCGAAGTGTTCCGCAAGAAGGGCGTGGAAGTGCTGCTGCTGACGGACCGTGTCGATGAATGGATGCTCTCGTTCCTGAACGAATTCGATGGCAAGCCACTGCAAAGCGTCGCGCGCGGCGACCTGGATCTGGGCGCGCTGAACGACGAAGAAAAGCAGGCTCAGGAGAAGGTCGGCGAAGAACTGAAGCCGCTGGTGGAAAGCATGAAAGTTGCGCTGGAAGGCAAGGCCAAGGATGTGCGGCTCACGTTCCGCCTGACCGATTCACCAACGTGCCTCGTTGCCGATGACGGCGACATGAGCGGTTACCTGCAGCGCATGTTGAAGCAAGCGGGTCAGGCCGCGCCGCAGATGCAGCCGATCCTGGAAGTGAATCCGGAGCATCCGCTGGTCAAGAAGCTTCACGCCGATGACGCCAACTTCAGTGACTGGTGCCATCTGCTGTTCGATCAGGCAATGCTGGCGGAAGGTGGATCGCTGGAAGATCCGGCGAGTTTTGTGAAGCGCACGAACGCGTTGTTGCTGGCGCGTTGA
- a CDS encoding chorismate lyase, with protein sequence MPKVPLAGTHAWRDRPLPTFTADQKDWLTRGGSLTAHLRELGDVTVVVTREVVGQPWRDEAAALDITPRTPVWIREVVLNVNRVPFVAAHSVVPLYASSGVWQAMRRLRTRPLAELLYSDSSVWRSPLTSRRIDARDPLYRLAARQLPHEKPHTFVARRSVFLRQDAPLMVTECFLPALWAFLERREKC encoded by the coding sequence ATGCCAAAAGTTCCTCTTGCCGGTACGCATGCCTGGCGTGACCGTCCGCTTCCCACTTTCACCGCCGATCAGAAGGACTGGCTCACGCGCGGAGGCTCCTTGACCGCACATTTGCGTGAACTAGGCGATGTCACGGTTGTTGTCACTCGTGAGGTCGTCGGCCAGCCGTGGCGGGACGAAGCCGCAGCGCTGGATATCACGCCGCGCACCCCGGTGTGGATTCGCGAAGTCGTGCTCAATGTGAACCGTGTGCCGTTCGTCGCAGCGCACAGCGTGGTGCCGCTCTATGCCAGTTCGGGCGTGTGGCAGGCTATGCGTCGATTGCGCACGCGGCCGCTCGCCGAGTTGTTATATAGCGATAGCAGCGTGTGGCGCTCGCCGCTGACAAGCCGAAGGATCGACGCGCGCGATCCGCTTTATAGACTTGCCGCCAGACAACTGCCGCATGAAAAACCACATACGTTCGTTGCCCGCCGTTCGGTGTTCTTGCGACAAGACGCGCCGTTGATGGTGACCGAATGCTTCCTGCCTGCGCTCTGGGCGTTCCTCGAGCGCCGCGAAAAATGTTGA
- a CDS encoding DNA-deoxyinosine glycosylase, which translates to MLKGFPPVADVNTHTLILGSFPGVASLDAAQYYAHPRNQFWRLVGTVIGEPLNELPYDQRVLKLLEHGIGLWDVLAACEREGSLDTAIRHANPNDFASFRLHAPRLKKLCFNGKTSGRFEPVIRAAGYETLVLPSSSPANAILSFDQKLRIWRDILK; encoded by the coding sequence ATGTTGAAAGGCTTCCCACCCGTCGCCGATGTCAACACGCATACGCTGATTCTCGGCAGCTTTCCCGGCGTGGCATCGCTCGATGCCGCGCAGTATTACGCCCATCCGCGCAATCAATTTTGGCGCCTGGTGGGAACGGTGATTGGCGAGCCTTTGAACGAACTCCCCTACGATCAGCGTGTCCTTAAGCTTCTTGAACATGGCATCGGACTATGGGACGTGCTCGCGGCCTGCGAGCGCGAGGGCAGTCTCGACACCGCGATCCGCCATGCCAATCCTAACGATTTCGCATCATTCCGCCTTCATGCACCGCGACTGAAAAAGCTCTGCTTCAACGGCAAGACGTCAGGCCGTTTCGAGCCCGTGATCCGCGCGGCAGGCTATGAAACCCTGGTCCTGCCGTCGTCGAGTCCGGCGAATGCTATCCTCTCGTTCGATCAAAAATTGCGCATCTGGCGCGACATCCTTAAATGA
- a CDS encoding spermidine synthase translates to MTQLIKRASAEARAFGSKRQDKLDKQDKTNGKHGKRSKRERDDDLDDAPRIDVPRKPRFAPVTFSEEGGVRFLHFGTEWVQGAMRLKKPNHIELEYAQQMMAWLLFIETPKRIVQLGLGSAALTKFAHAFLKRAKVEAVELNPSVVIAARTMFELPNDDARLTVHEQDAWDFVNDRSNHGTVGALQIDVYDATARGPVLDSVAFYRACRACLTAPAGVVTVNLFGDHPSFVRNMKRLNEAFDGRVIALPEVHDGNRIAIAFAGPQLDVPYAQLEQRAKLIEKELKLPARQWVKGLAISASADDATSFSI, encoded by the coding sequence ATGACCCAATTAATCAAACGCGCGTCGGCGGAAGCTCGCGCGTTCGGCAGCAAGCGCCAAGACAAGCTCGACAAGCAAGACAAGACCAACGGCAAGCACGGCAAGCGCTCGAAGCGCGAGCGCGACGACGATCTTGACGACGCGCCGCGCATCGATGTCCCGCGCAAACCGCGTTTCGCGCCAGTGACGTTCTCGGAAGAGGGCGGTGTGCGTTTCCTGCATTTCGGCACCGAATGGGTGCAGGGCGCGATGCGCCTGAAAAAGCCGAACCACATCGAGCTTGAATACGCTCAGCAGATGATGGCGTGGCTGTTGTTCATCGAAACGCCGAAGCGCATCGTGCAACTCGGACTGGGCTCTGCCGCGCTGACCAAGTTCGCCCATGCGTTCCTCAAGCGCGCGAAGGTGGAAGCGGTCGAGCTGAACCCATCCGTCGTGATAGCAGCGCGCACGATGTTCGAACTGCCGAACGACGACGCCCGCCTCACCGTCCACGAGCAGGACGCGTGGGACTTCGTCAACGACCGGTCGAATCACGGCACCGTCGGCGCATTGCAGATCGATGTCTACGACGCCACCGCGCGCGGTCCCGTGCTGGACAGCGTGGCGTTCTATCGTGCGTGCCGGGCTTGCCTGACGGCACCGGCGGGCGTGGTGACGGTCAACCTGTTTGGCGATCATCCGAGTTTCGTGCGCAACATGAAGCGCCTGAACGAAGCGTTCGATGGCCGCGTGATCGCGCTGCCCGAAGTCCACGACGGCAATCGCATTGCCATCGCGTTCGCCGGTCCGCAACTCGACGTACCGTACGCGCAGCTTGAACAGCGCGCGAAGCTGATCGAGAAGGAATTGAAGCTGCCGGCCCGTCAATGGGTGAAGGGGCTGGCAATCAGCGCCAGCGCGGACGACGCAACAAGCTTCTCCATCTAA
- a CDS encoding DUF3311 domain-containing protein yields MAQEAVTASGQVRNKRWLWLLVLPWIGVVWVPFYNKIEPVLMGFPFFYWYQLLWVLISAVITAVVYVKTKPIHDVPKLTPGSPR; encoded by the coding sequence ATGGCTCAAGAGGCGGTGACCGCCAGTGGTCAAGTTCGCAACAAACGGTGGCTCTGGCTGCTGGTTCTTCCGTGGATCGGCGTGGTCTGGGTGCCGTTCTACAACAAGATCGAGCCTGTGCTCATGGGCTTTCCGTTTTTCTATTGGTATCAGTTGCTCTGGGTGCTGATCAGCGCGGTGATTACGGCCGTGGTCTATGTGAAGACCAAACCCATCCACGATGTTCCCAAGCTCACACCCGGGAGCCCGCGATGA
- the mctP gene encoding monocarboxylate uptake permease MctP: MNSTATFVFVLFFIGVTILGFVAAHWRKADLGQLDEWGLGGRRFGTIVTWFLLGGDLYTAYTFVAVPALVFGAGATGFFALPYTILIYPFAFVVFPKLWAISKKFGYVTAADFVHARYNSRMLALAIAVTGIVATMPYIALQLVGIEVVIGALGFDTTGFVGDLPLIIAFAILAAYTYTSGLRAPAMIAVVKDVLIYITIIAAMIIIPAQLGGFGAIFAHVDPAKILLKAPDASSLNGYSAYATLAVGSALALFLYPHSVTAVLSSKSGNTIRRNMALLPAYSLVLGLLALLGYMALASGVKDMPEFAPYFKAYGSNFAVPALFLHFFPSWFVGVAFAAIGIGALVPAAIMSIAAANLYTRNVHKEFVNTNMTPEQETNVAKLVSLLVKVGAVVFILALPLTYAIQLQLLGGIWIIQTLPALVLGLYTRVLDHRGLLLGWAAGIVTGTWMAVSLKLAGSIFTIHLFGYAIPGYAAVWALVVNLVVSIVVSILVRVIGLKRSHDHTSPEDYLDVAET; this comes from the coding sequence ATGAACTCCACAGCAACCTTCGTCTTCGTCCTGTTTTTTATCGGCGTGACGATCCTGGGTTTTGTCGCTGCTCACTGGCGCAAGGCCGATCTCGGACAACTCGATGAATGGGGCCTGGGCGGCCGTCGTTTCGGCACGATCGTCACATGGTTCCTGCTCGGCGGCGACCTTTATACGGCGTATACGTTTGTCGCGGTTCCCGCGCTCGTGTTCGGTGCTGGAGCTACCGGCTTCTTCGCGTTGCCGTACACCATCCTGATCTATCCGTTCGCTTTCGTGGTGTTCCCGAAGCTCTGGGCGATCTCGAAGAAGTTTGGCTATGTAACCGCTGCCGACTTCGTGCACGCTCGCTACAACAGCCGCATGCTGGCGTTGGCCATTGCCGTGACGGGGATTGTCGCGACCATGCCGTACATCGCGTTGCAGCTTGTCGGTATTGAAGTGGTCATCGGCGCGCTCGGTTTCGATACAACCGGCTTCGTTGGCGATCTGCCGCTGATCATCGCGTTCGCGATTCTCGCGGCCTACACGTACACGTCAGGCCTGCGCGCGCCGGCCATGATCGCGGTGGTGAAGGACGTGCTGATCTACATCACGATCATCGCTGCCATGATCATCATCCCGGCGCAGCTCGGCGGGTTCGGCGCGATCTTCGCCCATGTCGATCCTGCGAAGATCCTGCTGAAGGCACCGGATGCGTCGAGCCTGAATGGCTACAGCGCATATGCCACGTTGGCGGTCGGATCAGCGCTTGCGCTGTTCCTGTATCCGCACTCGGTGACGGCGGTGCTCTCGTCGAAGTCGGGTAACACGATCCGCCGCAATATGGCGCTCCTGCCGGCGTATTCGCTGGTGCTCGGTTTGCTTGCGTTGCTGGGTTACATGGCGCTGGCATCGGGTGTGAAGGACATGCCGGAATTCGCTCCGTACTTCAAGGCGTACGGTTCGAACTTCGCTGTCCCGGCACTGTTCCTGCACTTCTTCCCGTCGTGGTTCGTGGGCGTGGCGTTTGCAGCAATCGGTATTGGCGCGCTGGTTCCGGCGGCAATCATGTCGATCGCAGCCGCCAACCTGTACACGCGCAACGTGCACAAAGAGTTCGTGAACACGAACATGACGCCGGAGCAGGAAACCAATGTCGCCAAGCTGGTGTCGCTGCTGGTGAAGGTGGGCGCAGTTGTGTTCATTCTTGCGCTGCCGCTGACCTACGCCATCCAGTTGCAACTGCTCGGCGGGATCTGGATCATCCAGACGCTGCCGGCGCTGGTGCTTGGGCTTTATACGCGGGTCCTGGATCACCGTGGCCTGCTGCTCGGCTGGGCTGCCGGCATTGTGACGGGGACGTGGATGGCGGTGTCGCTGAAACTGGCTGGCTCCATTTTCACGATCCACCTGTTTGGCTATGCGATCCCCGGTTACGCCGCAGTCTGGGCGCTGGTCGTGAATCTGGTGGTATCGATCGTGGTGAGTATCCTGGTGCGCGTGATCGGTCTGAAGCGTTCGCATGACCATACGAGTCCCGAGGATTACCTGGACGTCGCGGAAACCTGA
- a CDS encoding FUSC family protein, with the protein MSSTDTTKPHRSHARRLMHVLASPYFRYRYAKYLHGARVALAMLTSIALTSGIDIPHGEWSSVTLLVVIGGLQHHGNIRKKAAERALGTLLGASLGLGLILVQSATHSTMITYVLLAGIAGVCAYHAIGKPGYIALLTAITTIIVAGHGDLSIEVGLWRTLTVLIGIVIALGFSFVLPQYATYSWRYRLADNMRESAQIYSAIMEGRPIPADTLTKHFLTMNSRLVSSRSLLASVAKEINVPAAVLDDIQRQHRSLLTALEMMAAAMPAGAPGFTGSAHPDERAVRHTLLLIARALRFGRVGLLHAATGSAAAAARLEQTANVAAGLAPELQGPYWLAQRLAEQVDRLRLRLIEIERQWNIEGAQPFHR; encoded by the coding sequence ATGTCTTCGACCGATACGACCAAGCCCCATCGCAGCCACGCACGGCGCTTAATGCATGTGCTGGCCTCGCCGTATTTTCGATATCGTTACGCCAAATACCTGCACGGGGCGCGCGTGGCGCTGGCCATGCTTACCTCGATTGCGCTGACCTCGGGTATCGATATTCCGCACGGCGAATGGTCTTCGGTGACCTTGCTGGTGGTGATCGGCGGGTTGCAACATCACGGCAATATCCGCAAGAAAGCCGCGGAGCGCGCGTTGGGCACGCTACTTGGTGCGTCGCTCGGGCTCGGGCTGATCCTGGTGCAGTCGGCCACCCATTCGACCATGATCACGTACGTGCTGCTGGCGGGGATTGCCGGCGTGTGCGCGTATCACGCCATCGGCAAGCCGGGATATATCGCGTTGCTGACGGCCATTACCACGATCATCGTCGCAGGGCATGGCGACCTGTCTATTGAAGTTGGGCTGTGGCGCACCTTGACGGTGCTGATCGGGATTGTGATCGCGCTTGGGTTTTCGTTCGTACTGCCCCAATACGCCACCTACTCATGGCGCTACCGGCTCGCCGACAACATGCGTGAAAGCGCGCAGATCTACAGCGCGATCATGGAAGGGCGGCCAATTCCCGCCGACACCCTGACCAAGCACTTCCTCACGATGAACTCGCGGCTGGTGAGTTCACGCTCCTTGCTGGCGTCGGTGGCAAAGGAAATCAATGTGCCGGCTGCCGTACTCGACGACATCCAGCGCCAGCACCGCTCACTCCTCACCGCGCTCGAAATGATGGCGGCGGCCATGCCGGCCGGCGCGCCCGGATTCACCGGGAGCGCTCACCCGGATGAGCGCGCGGTGCGGCACACGTTGCTGCTGATTGCACGCGCATTGCGTTTTGGGCGCGTGGGTTTGCTGCACGCCGCGACTGGGTCCGCTGCAGCGGCGGCGCGTCTGGAACAGACGGCGAATGTCGCCGCAGGCCTCGCGCCCGAACTGCAGGGACCGTATTGGCTCGCGCAACGGCTGGCGGAACAGGTCGACAGATTGCGTTTGCGGCTGATCGAGATCGAGCGGCAATGGAATATCGAGGGTGCGCAGCCGTTTCATCGATGA
- a CDS encoding VOC family protein, protein MRLEPYLFFNGRTEEALAFYQKALGAETLSVLHFKDSPDGVNATPEWLDKVMHATFRIGSSLIMASDGVNAAPQVFSGFSISIAADDVESGQKMFAALSDGGDVRMAWQRTFWTSGFGMVSDRFGIPWMVTVMDDLEE, encoded by the coding sequence ATGCGTCTCGAACCCTATTTGTTCTTCAACGGCCGCACAGAAGAAGCGCTCGCGTTCTACCAGAAAGCGCTCGGCGCGGAAACATTGTCCGTCCTGCACTTCAAGGATTCTCCCGATGGCGTAAATGCCACGCCGGAATGGCTGGACAAGGTCATGCATGCGACGTTCAGGATAGGGTCAAGCCTGATCATGGCGTCCGATGGCGTGAACGCCGCGCCACAGGTTTTCTCGGGTTTCAGTATTTCGATAGCCGCCGACGACGTCGAATCCGGCCAGAAAATGTTCGCGGCACTCAGCGACGGCGGCGACGTTCGCATGGCGTGGCAACGGACGTTCTGGACAAGCGGGTTCGGCATGGTTTCCGATCGATTCGGCATCCCGTGGATGGTGACCGTGATGGACGACCTCGAAGAATAG
- the tal gene encoding transaldolase has translation MTSALDQLKQYTTVVADTGNFQQLGEFKPQDATTNPSLILKAVQNDAYKPLLEKTVKDHASKPMAQIIDQLLIAFGKEILKIVPGRVSTEVDARLSFDIKGSIAKGHELIKLYEDSGIDRKRILIKLASTWEGIRAMETLQKDGIHCNMTLLFSTAQAAAAADAGAQLISPFVGRIYDWYKKSAGADWDEVKMGGANDPGVQSVRKIYAYYKKFGYKTEVMGASFRTVNQITELAGCDLLTISPDLLKKLADSNDKVERKLSPEAVANDPVSKIAIDESSFRFLVNDDAMATEKLAEGIRAFAADAVKLEKLIEALK, from the coding sequence ATGACCTCCGCTCTCGACCAGCTCAAGCAATACACCACGGTTGTCGCCGATACCGGCAACTTCCAGCAACTCGGCGAATTCAAGCCGCAAGACGCGACCACGAACCCGTCGTTGATCCTCAAGGCCGTCCAGAACGACGCGTACAAGCCGCTGCTCGAGAAAACCGTCAAGGACCACGCAAGCAAGCCGATGGCCCAGATCATCGACCAGTTGCTGATCGCTTTCGGCAAGGAAATCCTGAAGATCGTTCCGGGTCGTGTCTCAACAGAAGTCGACGCCCGCCTGTCGTTCGACATCAAGGGATCAATCGCGAAGGGCCACGAGCTCATCAAGCTGTACGAAGACTCGGGCATTGACCGCAAGCGCATCCTGATCAAGCTGGCTTCCACATGGGAAGGCATCCGCGCCATGGAAACGCTGCAGAAGGACGGCATCCACTGCAACATGACGCTGCTGTTCTCGACCGCTCAAGCTGCAGCCGCGGCGGACGCCGGTGCGCAACTGATCTCGCCGTTCGTTGGCCGCATCTACGACTGGTACAAGAAGTCGGCAGGCGCGGATTGGGACGAAGTCAAAATGGGCGGCGCGAATGATCCGGGCGTGCAATCGGTGCGCAAGATCTACGCGTACTACAAGAAGTTCGGCTACAAGACCGAAGTGATGGGTGCGAGCTTTCGCACCGTCAACCAGATCACCGAACTGGCCGGCTGCGACCTGCTCACTATCAGCCCGGACCTGCTGAAAAAGCTCGCTGACAGCAACGACAAAGTCGAACGCAAGCTGTCGCCGGAAGCGGTCGCAAACGATCCGGTGAGCAAGATCGCGATCGATGAATCGAGCTTCCGCTTCCTCGTCAACGACGACGCAATGGCAACCGAAAAGCTCGCGGAAGGCATCCGCGCATTCGCCGCTGACGCAGTCAAGCTCGAAAAACTGATCGAAGCGCTGAAATAA
- a CDS encoding benzoate/H(+) symporter BenE family transporter, which produces MNPLATTFRPLADSSLSALVAGFVAMMTGYTSSLVLMFQAGRAAHLSDAQISSWIWALSIGMALCTIGLSLKFRAPIVAAWSTPGAALLVTSLPNVAYPDAIGAFVVCAVLLTIVGLTGWFDTLMRKIPASIAAALLAGILFEIGIEIFKAAQFQTALVLAMFFTYLVVKRLAPRYAILMTLVVGIVAAGALGLLDFSQFHVALAHPVFTMPHFSLAAVISIGIPLFVVAVASQNVPGIAVLRADGYHTPSAPLIATTGLASLVLAPFGSHGINLAAITAAICTGPEANEDPSKRYMAAVWCGIFYLLAGVFGATIAALFASMPKALVVSVAALALFGSIMSGLTNAMNDPRQREAALVTFMVTASGLTLLSIGSAFWGLVAGVVTQIVLNARRA; this is translated from the coding sequence ATGAATCCGCTCGCCACGACCTTCCGCCCCCTCGCCGACTCCTCCCTCTCCGCGCTTGTTGCGGGATTCGTCGCCATGATGACGGGCTATACCAGTTCGCTCGTCCTCATGTTCCAGGCCGGGCGCGCCGCCCATCTCTCGGATGCCCAGATCTCCTCCTGGATCTGGGCCCTCTCCATTGGCATGGCGCTTTGCACGATCGGCCTTTCGCTCAAGTTTCGCGCACCGATAGTTGCCGCCTGGTCGACGCCCGGCGCCGCCCTGCTCGTAACATCGCTCCCGAACGTGGCGTATCCCGACGCAATCGGCGCTTTCGTGGTCTGTGCGGTATTGCTCACCATCGTGGGCCTCACCGGCTGGTTTGATACGCTCATGCGGAAAATCCCCGCCAGCATTGCCGCCGCGTTGCTGGCCGGCATCCTGTTCGAGATCGGCATCGAGATATTCAAGGCCGCACAGTTCCAGACCGCCCTCGTCCTGGCGATGTTCTTCACCTACCTGGTCGTGAAACGCCTCGCGCCCCGCTATGCCATTCTCATGACGCTCGTGGTCGGCATCGTGGCCGCAGGGGCGCTCGGTTTGCTCGACTTCAGCCAATTCCACGTCGCGCTCGCCCACCCCGTTTTCACCATGCCGCACTTCTCGCTCGCGGCGGTCATCAGTATTGGCATACCACTGTTCGTGGTCGCGGTGGCCTCCCAGAACGTTCCGGGCATCGCCGTGCTGCGCGCGGACGGCTATCACACCCCGTCGGCGCCGCTGATTGCGACAACCGGCCTCGCCTCTCTGGTGCTCGCGCCGTTCGGTTCTCACGGCATCAACCTGGCCGCCATCACCGCTGCCATCTGCACCGGCCCCGAAGCCAACGAAGACCCGTCGAAGCGCTATATGGCCGCCGTCTGGTGCGGGATTTTCTATCTCCTGGCCGGTGTGTTCGGTGCAACCATTGCTGCCTTGTTCGCGTCGATGCCGAAAGCATTGGTCGTGTCAGTCGCCGCGCTGGCCTTGTTTGGCTCGATCATGAGCGGCCTGACCAATGCGATGAACGATCCACGGCAACGCGAAGCCGCCCTTGTCACGTTCATGGTCACCGCGTCGGGACTGACGCTGCTGTCGATCGGCTCGGCGTTCTGGGGCCTGGTAGCGGGCGTCGTCACGCAGATTGTGCTCAACGCGCGCCGGGCGTAG
- a CDS encoding VWA domain-containing protein: MLIDFFYSLRGAKLPVSVKEYLTLLEALKAKVIGPSIDEFYFLARMTLIKDEKYFDKFDQAFGAYFNGIAMLDEDSFNVPLEWLKKRLERDFTPEEKRQIEALGGIDKLMDRLKQLLEEQHERHEGGSKWIGSGGTSPFGNGGFNPEGIRIGGDSAGNRTAVKVWDERAYKDYDDQVEIGTRNIKVALRRLRRFAREGAADELDLPDTIRSTAANAGWLDLKMVPERHNNVKVLMLLDVGGSMDDHIKRVEELFSAAKSEFKHLEFYYFHNCVYDYLWKNNRRRHGERTATFDVLHKFSPDTKLIFVGDATMSPYEVVQPGGSVEYNNAEAGAVWLRRLADQFPHFAWLNPEPERLWEYRQSVSIIRQILGGRMFGLTLGGLESAMRALSK, from the coding sequence ATGCTGATCGACTTTTTCTATTCTCTGCGCGGCGCCAAGCTACCAGTTTCGGTCAAGGAATACCTGACGCTGCTTGAAGCGCTCAAGGCCAAGGTCATCGGGCCGTCTATTGACGAGTTCTATTTTCTCGCGCGCATGACGCTGATCAAGGACGAGAAATACTTCGATAAGTTCGATCAGGCGTTCGGCGCCTATTTCAACGGCATCGCGATGCTCGATGAAGATTCGTTCAATGTGCCGCTCGAATGGCTCAAAAAGCGACTGGAACGGGATTTCACGCCCGAGGAAAAACGCCAGATAGAAGCGCTTGGCGGTATCGACAAGTTGATGGACCGGCTGAAGCAACTTCTCGAAGAGCAGCATGAACGGCACGAAGGCGGCAGCAAGTGGATTGGTTCAGGCGGAACGTCGCCGTTCGGCAACGGCGGGTTTAATCCAGAGGGAATTCGGATTGGCGGCGATTCCGCGGGCAACCGCACGGCGGTCAAGGTCTGGGATGAACGCGCGTACAAGGATTACGACGATCAGGTCGAAATAGGCACGCGCAATATCAAAGTGGCGTTGCGGCGCCTGCGGCGTTTCGCGCGCGAAGGCGCCGCCGATGAACTCGACCTCCCCGACACCATTCGGAGTACCGCCGCCAATGCCGGCTGGCTCGATCTGAAGATGGTGCCGGAGCGCCACAATAATGTGAAGGTTCTGATGCTGCTGGATGTAGGCGGGTCGATGGACGACCATATCAAGCGCGTTGAAGAACTCTTTTCCGCAGCGAAATCAGAGTTCAAGCATCTGGAGTTTTATTACTTCCACAACTGCGTTTATGACTATCTCTGGAAAAATAACCGGAGACGGCATGGAGAGCGCACGGCCACGTTTGATGTGCTGCACAAATTTTCGCCGGATACAAAGCTGATTTTCGTCGGCGATGCAACCATGAGTCCATACGAGGTCGTGCAACCCGGCGGATCGGTTGAATATAACAATGCCGAAGCCGGCGCCGTTTGGCTGAGACGACTTGCCGATCAGTTTCCCCATTTCGCCTGGCTCAATCCTGAACCGGAAAGGCTGTGGGAATATCGGCAATCGGTATCGATTATTCGGCAAATACTTGGCGGTCGAATGTTTGGGTTGACGCTTGGCGGACTTGAAAGTGCAATGCGGGCGCTGTCCAAATAA